Within the Medicago truncatula cultivar Jemalong A17 chromosome 4, MtrunA17r5.0-ANR, whole genome shotgun sequence genome, the region TCAAATGTTCTATTTAAAACTCTTAGTAAAAATTAGGCTTTTAGATAGACTAATAGAACATACCGGAATTTTAAAAAGGTCAggtcaaatttaaaataaagtctTTAACAAACAAATAGGTCATGCTTAGAATTTCGTTTTTTCAACTAGGTCTGACCTAATTGAGCAAAGTCTGAATCGGTTAGGCATATTCACACCCTTATGTAGAAACATGCAAATATTTAACGGTTTGATAGTTTGTTCTTAACTTAGTTGAGAATCATACACTTCCTTAGTTTCATTAGTTGAGAATCATACAAAAacactttgttttaaaaagttaaattaatccatcaaaattaacattaagGAAAATCGATCTTGAGATGGGCACACTCGTACTTATACTTAATAAATGTTAGATAAATAGTAGATACATTAATAAATTATTGAGTGAAGACCTCTATAATCTTagctatatttttttagggatggtTTATTCACACCCCACCTTAATTATAGTATGcgctacatttttatttttatgttaactATGTTTGGTTTAGcttttttataatgaaaaacaattttcaatgcacaATTCACTATGATTTTAAGAAGCTTTAATTTTTAGCTTCTATTCTACTGTGAGTTTCTACTCCAGAAACAAATAACCACTAAGTAGTTTGGTGATTAAATCTTCATCAATAAATTAAGAATTAAGATTTGATCAAACCTCCGCATATTGCGTATCATTTTTATAACACGCGTGtccttaccaattgagttaTTTGTCATCTTTGTCCCATATTTTTACCTGATTCCCTTGTgcttttttgaaagaagtaaCGGGAGTGAAAATAAGCAGCTATGATGCAAAGCCAACACCAAGTAAACAAAGAAGACGACGACGGCCCGCCACCTGGTTGGCAACCTATTCCCCCACCGCAACGTCCACGGCCACCGCCACCGTCACTCCCATCCGGTCAGTTGCTATTTATTCTTTCATTCACTATTCCTATCACTTCTCTTTTTTCTCAAGCTAATAGCTTTAATATTTGGGTTCAATTATTTCTGAATGAGGAACAAAAGCTGTGAAAAAAAGGGGTTTGgatgaaatttttgtaatttctgAAGCTTGAAGCTTCCTTTAGTTTTAACCTTTTATGGCTCAAATGAATTGGTTTTTTTGTGGCTTTACTGCTCTTGATATGTCACTGATTGATTGAGTCCTCTATTCTTGTTTAGTCTGAATACCATTGTTGTGTGAACAGGTTTTGCTCAAATGGTTTGTGGTTCTTGTCGCCGCCTGCTTTCGTATCCACCAGGTGCCAAACATGTCAAATGTTCATGCTGTCAGACAGTCAACATTGTATTAGAAGGTCAGTTCTCTTTTTTCTCATGAACATGTCTAAGCTGTGAAACTTTGCATTTTAAGTTCAGTTTTGTTTGAGAACCTCTAGCTGGTTTCTCAAAATGAGCTATTAGAATTTCGATTAAGAAGACTATTTCGCACACGTTTTAGAGTATAACTTTGATATCCTGTCGGGACTGGATGAACATACGACCCCTGAAGGTAACACCCCAGTTATCAAAGCTCCAGCTAGCAGAGTAACTATATTGGATCATTCACCATTCGTGGACTCAACAATCCCTGATTTATTGAACTGAATCGCAATGAAATTTTCAATGCTCTACGGGACCTTTACTCCCTCCACTTTACTGAAAAGTGGGACATTTTGAAAAGAGTGGTTAAGTTCCATTGGAACTCCACCACTGCTGAGGAGGCTAAATACCTCTCTCGAGTTTATATCTCACATTGGTTCTTAGATGTTTACACCTTAAACAGGAGGCTTGCTGTAAGCTTTCACTTGCTTGTACTTTGGACAAATTTGCAGTTGAGATAGGTATTCAATCAACAATTTATGATAATTACCTCACCCTATTGCTCAATGCTCTCAAGCCGACCCGGGTCACCGGAACGTCTGACAGCTCCGTTCTCATTCCAATCATTTGCGCCACCCCATTTTGGGACCGCCCAGACGGTAACAACTATTTCAACATCGATGGATTTATCCTCGATACTGAACTCTTCAGCGCACTGATGCAGATCATGACTGACCCAAACAGCAAATGGCTGATGAACACCTATTCCAATGACATTCTAGGACGGCCATTTTGGCTACTTGACTGGCATAATGACCAAATATTTGCTTGGTTCCCATAAGATGAGAACTATAACCAGGATGACATCAACCTGGCTCTAATTTTAGGAGTAGCCTGTACGCCACACCTAGCCCCAAGCGATGATGACCCATAGCAATATCCAAACAATGTCGTACCCAACGCcgacacaattttcaaatatgaaCGAAGAATTCCTGCCCAGTTCTACTCCAACTATGATCAACGAGTTGTTGGTCATCAAAAGTTGAAGATTACATGGGAGGAAATGCTAACCCATAATGAAATTGAAGCTGCAAGacagaagaatgaagaagaataCAATATCCAGCTTAAAGCTGAGTATACAAAGCTCGTCAGCTCAAGACCTGCTGCAATGGATACAGCCGAAGGCTCAGGACAAGCCGTTGTCCCATTTCGCGCCACTGGCGAAATAATTGACCAAGAACTCATGGCTCATGCCAAGACGAAGATCAAGATGTTAGACCCGCCAATGACAAAAGAGGATAGTTTTGTCACTAACATGTATAAGATCATGGACTATAAGTACTACGCTCGTGTAATTAGAAGGATTGACACTAACACCCGCACTGCAACTCATAAGCTGTTTATCTATAAGGATTAGACTACCTTTTGTTTAACGCCTGATTGTAATCAAATTTCCTGTgatgttaatgaaattttctttcagttttattttatgtatctGATTGAGTAAATGCTTTCGTAACACAATCAACATTGTATTAGAAGGTCACTTATCTTTCTCTTTGCTTATTTTTCTCGTGAAAACGTATTTGCCATGAAACTTGCATTTTAATTTCAGGTTTTTATACATCTGGTTGATTAATTGCTTTCATAAACAATTCCATGATTGGACGACCGGTCCTGTTATTGGTAGTTGTGTGCTTGCTGGTGCAAACAATTTTGTGtatttagtaaattttaattttaatagtaacatttttatcaaaaaaggaACTTCCTGGTCATTATAAAAGGGATACAGTCTAAGCACCAATGACCAATCacatttgaatttgatgatgCTATTATCATGCTCCAAATTTTCAATTAGACATTTTAGTATGGTAAACCTCTCCAGGAATGCATATACGCTATGTACTATTTGAAGTTTTTTCACTTGTCTAACtatattctattatttttgaagttCACTATACTtgtacaaaatatgacatggcAATATCCTTTTGCATGGCAAGCTACTTATATCTTAACTTATTCCTTCATGACAGCTGATCAGGTTGGACAAGTTAAGTGTGGGAGTTGTGCAGTATTGCTAATGTACCCATATGGTGCTCCACAAGTTAGGTGTTCATCATGCCGGTTTGTGACAGAAATCGGGGTATGTTAACTGTTGACATTCACTAGTTCTCTTTATGCATGTTTTACCTTCTAATTTTTGAAGTCAAAATAAACAATGTAACCAATTGCAAGTTGATTTATGTACATAGTGTTCTAAGGTTTACTGACATATCATTAAGTTTGACACTTGATGTAGCGGATCTGAcctatacatatatattattacattATATTCAACTATTTAAGTCTAGTTTTCTCTTTGTACGGTGGACTTCGTGCACTCGGGATAAAACAACTCATTTCAAACCTTTAAATTATCCAAGTGTAGGGTGATTGATGATGTTTTACTTTTGTGAATAATTGAAGACATTAAGTCCCACCCGCCTTTATTCATTCAATCTGAAGACAACCTATAGCTATTATTGATTTTATATTGTTGGCTTAAACAACTGATGTTTCCATTTAAACACTGATACCCTCGTGATTTTTGTGCAGGCAGACAACAAGCGGCCTCCATGGTCTGTACAACAAAGTAAACCAACTCCTCCCAAAGCTGGTTGTTAGCGACCTGTCCATTGTCCTATTAACTGGGTCATCCTTGTATAACAAATTATGAATGGGGATTCTTGTGCAAAGAGTTGTATAGATCTTAAATTTGCTATATGTATGGAATAACTTGTCAATGTCAAGTTTTGGAAgtaatttaaagagtttttgaCAACCTTCTGTTCCTCCCgtgatcccttttcttttcaTTGTCCCTTGAATAGTCATAtagcatataataataatttagacACAGAACACCTGAATACACATATAAAGGGAAAAAgtaagtgattatgatgaaatTCAATTGGAGTATGTTTTTAAGTTATGTCCGTGATTAATTATCTTTTCCAACCATTCGCCTGTACTCTAGATTCCAATGGAAAATAACTGTATTTGGTCCCATCATATTGTTCATATGAAACGACTTTTGTGATTTGTCATGTTAAAGGGGTAGGCTCTATTTTGGATATTTGAATAACCCACAATTCTCAGTCTATACATGTATTTATGCTTCTGTTGACATCTGTAAGTATCGTGACTTTCTGTAAATAAATCCTAATGCTATCTGGGTGGCAATGAAGCCATTTGCAGACATCGTTTATGTTGTCGGCGGACAAGGTTGGGTTCTATAGCATATTGACATTATTGACTACTGATATGTTTGAAGAGATTAAACTGTATTACTCTGAGAAATTATGGTCTTCACACTATGAGAGCTagaaattcaatcaaaatcagtAACCATGAAGCCAGAAAAAAGAAATGGATAAAATTTATCTATGACAATAGCAGCAGGCGCAGTAGAAAAGCCTTAAAACAGTATAAATGCATatcttaataataacaacatagtacagaatttgtgttgtatattttttgtaaGTTGGTTGTaataaaggattaaaatataagTGGAACTATGCAAAGAGAGTTGCAATTTATCTACGATAATAGTTTCCAGTGAAATGATTAGAATCGGTAATTGTAACTGAATCATAAGATCTCTGTGTATTGCATCTTCAATCATCAGGTGGGAAATCCTCATCCGAAGTACTCTCCAAGAATGAACCAAGAGTTTTCCTCAAAATGCTGAAAGTTTTATCATCCTgtgacaaaataataattaataagaaaaGCAGAACACTGCTGAATATGAGAGACACAGAGTGCTACTGAAAATTTAGACAGTGCTGCTTAATAGTTACTACTAATataccttcttcttctttttcaatgaccCTTCAAGTTGTGTAATTTTGTCATTGCAAGCTTTCTCTTGTTCAGATATCATAGTTTTTTCCTTCTTCCCTGAAATACTCATAAAGTTGTAAGGAAATTAAAATCACAGAACTGGATTTGTTGTTTTCTATACATtataaagacaaataaaaatgtatagCTTACTCAATTGTTCATATTTCAGAAATAGcttttccttttcctcttcAAATTTGGAGATAATATCTAACAATGGACAAAATCAATTAACATTTAATCAGCAAATAATTAGATTATATCAAACAAACACAGATGAATTAATATCAGATATTTCCAATTTAGCACCTAATTTCATAGTAATTACTACAAATAATCATTTCAGTAGCTATCAAAATATCATACTACTGGTAATTTCGGTCTTTTAGAAACTCAACTCTCACAATAGATTATGCAAATTAGTCCTCCAATGATAATGTTACAGAGATTTACCTTGCAAGGCCTGAAGAGAAGTGGCTTTCTCTTTGTAAAAATTCTCATGAAGTGCTTGAAACTTATTAGTTTCATTCTTCAAAGAGCTTTCAAACTGCATaatcaaaaaacaataattaaaccAGTTTTACACAACACATATTTCCATTCCTACTAATTACTCAGTAATTAACATTCAACACCATTCTTAAACCAATTTTTACTTTACAAACCTCTTTGGAACTCTTTGAAAGCGCCTTAGCAAAAGTTTGCCTAACATTGAAACAACAATACACTCTTTCAGTACAGTGAAACAAAAACTAATTCATTAATTAGTGCATAAAATCTAAACTGATGTGAAATCTACCTTTCCTTCTCAAATTTAGTCCTCAATCCCTCGATAGTAGACTTGATTTCAGAGGCAACACTGTCAGAAACAAAAATCACCGATTACAAATCAATTTTGCAAATATTTCATCAGAATTCAGTTTTATAGTTTCAATCTGGAAACGTAATTCCACAACAAgctcaaataataataaaaaatgagaaaaaatattCAGATCTGAaagaatttcaaaaatcaaaatagaaacaAGAAAGGTGAAACGGTTAAAAATCTAGATTAGTGGAAGCTTCTCTCACACATACGAATAATTTTTTCAAGTAtaatcttcaaaattcaacTACAGTGAAATCGAAACGCAAACGCGGTACCTTGAAATAGTTTCTTCGTTCTTCTTCTGACCGTCCTTCTGTGCCTTATCTCTTATCAGATGCAGCGCTGACACGATTCCTTTGAGgtcactgcaaaaaaaaaaaaaaaaaaaaagcattagaTCAGAAAATTTGAACACGATTCAAACAAAAACAGAATAGAATCAACAAAAGCATCGAAGACAAACTCGGAGAGATCGAAATCGAAGTCGAGATTGAAATTCTGTTTCTTCTTATCAGGTTTGATGCGTTCGAGATTGGATTCTCGTTTCCTGACTCCTGCTTTGGTAGAAGACATTGCGAATTGTTTGAAATTGTGTGAAGAGAGGTTTTCTGAGTTGTTGTGATATTATAGAAATGAAAGCGTTGATGAGGTAGAAGCTATAGATAGCTCCTTGTTTGCGCGCGCGCGGTGAAACGTTTGTGATTTCAAAtatcaatgaaaataaaaaatcttccACGTTGGCATTCTCACCCACGCAGATGCATTTTCAAAttgatttcagtttttttaGTTAATAATTGTTTACAAGTAAAATTGGTCATTCATAACAAACAATGGATTGTTTCAAGTGATAAATGACTCTGACCCTTTAAGTATATAGGCATGCATGGTTTCGATACATGAGAATCCACTTTATGTACTTCACAGTTTTTCGATAGAGATTAGTCATTCGTTAAGTGACAGTAGAAAATTTGTACTAATATCATTGCAACCCAAAAAGAATGATGGCATgcctaaatttatttaatcttaATGTTTAGATGGAAACTTAGACATGCAACAATGTTAACACTTTAAAAAGAGTTTGTCACTCGTTTGAGTGTCATAAAATTCGAGGAATTAATATCTACAGTTATGTGCGGATGATATcaagttaataaaaaaacttatttgatttttttattgaaggcAAAACTTATTCAATTGTTCTatgagatatgagtttggtaaTTCAACGTTGACatttgcctataaaaaaaattatactattagattaatatgttatatttttttctaagtaAATCTTTTTTCATCGGTATAAGTAATCTTTATTGTTGATAAGAACTCTTATAACGTATCTATCTGTTATTGAGGTGTTGTATACATTTTTTGTTGATAAGAACTCTTATAACGGTTCTATCTGTCATTGAGgtgttgtatatatttttttgtttaaatttctaTTTAACTTTTAGACGAAGAAAAGTATGTAATTGTTTATATGCTTATACATTTAGAGGTATACATCTGGATGTAAGAGGAGATCtgatttaatctttttttgttttaagaaatGAACATGAACTAGTAAAAAGATTGATTTGGTTTGACTTCTATAATTTTTTCTCAGGGAatccaaaccaaatcaaaatcgATGAAGAACGTGTTTGTTTGATTTAGTTTAATCGTGTCGATGTTtctaagaaaaattaaaatacatacaTGATGGGGGGCTTATGGTATAGAGTTTTGAAAGCTAGATACGGCGAGGTGGAAGGGAGGTTGACGGATGGGGGGCGCGGTGTTCGGTTTGGTGGAGGACATTGTGCAGGGTCCGTGATGGTGAGGGTGTTGGTTGGTGGTTTGATGATAATGTCAGGCGGGTTGTGGGTGATGGAAGGGACACGTTATTCTAGCATGACACATGGATGGGGGATACTTCTTTGAAGCTAAAACTTCCTCGTTTATTTGACTTGTTTGTGAATAAAGAGAGTACGGTGGAGGAGATGGCTAGATTAGGTTGGGAGGTTGGAGGGAGGGGGTGGGAGTGGAGACGTCGTCTGttggcgtgggaggaggagagtgtgGAGGAGTGCTTTGTTATGTTACACGGTATTGTTTTGCAGGTTACAACACATGATACATGGCGGTGGTTACTGGACCCTATTCATGGTTATTCGGTTCGCAGAGCATATCATCTTATTACTACCACAGGGACAACTGTTGATCGTAATTTGGTTGATGATGTTTGGCATAGGTGCATTCCTTCAAAAGTCTCCTAGTTTGTTTGGTGACTCCTTCGTGACAGATTGTCTTCTAAAATAATTTGGCAAGACGGAGGTGCATCCCAGCATCTAACATGGCGTGTTCGAATTTTTGTGGTAATTTAGAAACTTCAATTTATTAATATGGCGGGTATGCCTAGAATCATACACTCTCATCTTAGGGTGATTTGATTTGCTTCTGTTTGGGTGATTAGGAAGGAGCGTAACAACCGAGTCTTCAATAATGCGGTGTCGGTTCCTTCTACTCTTCTTGAAAAAATCAAGCTGaatttgtaacgccctagtcgttatatttaattattttgatttaattagagtcttatatgtgatttatgatttttggtgatttatgcgatgtgtttattttattatatagtttattttaataataattagaataagtgtgaaataataattattttggtgtttggggagttAATAGAATTTAATAGAATTTATGGGGAGTTTAGTGTAATAAAGGGGAGTTGAGAAGGCAgttaataaagaaagaaaagagtcagAAAACACTTTACGTGAAACtgacagttttgggagaaagg harbors:
- the LOC25493167 gene encoding protein LOL2 isoform X1, yielding MMQSQHQVNKEDDDGPPPGWQPIPPPQRPRPPPPSLPSGFAQMVCGSCRRLLSYPPGAKHVKCSCCQTVNIVLEADQVGQVKCGSCAVLLMYPYGAPQVRCSSCRFVTEIGTTSGLHGLYNKVNQLLPKLVVSDLSIVLLTGSSLYNKL
- the LOC25493167 gene encoding protein LOL2 isoform X2 translates to MMQSQHQVNKEDDDGPPPGWQPIPPPQRPRPPPPSLPSGFAQMVCGSCRRLLSYPPGAKHVKCSCCQTVNIVLEADQVGQVKCGSCAVLLMYPYGAPQVRCSSCRFVTEIGADNKRPPWSVQQSKPTPPKAGC
- the LOC25493168 gene encoding early endosome antigen 1 → MSSTKAGVRKRESNLERIKPDKKKQNFNLDFDFDLSDDLKGIVSALHLIRDKAQKDGQKKNEETISSVASEIKSTIEGLRTKFEKERQTFAKALSKSSKEFESSLKNETNKFQALHENFYKEKATSLQALQDIISKFEEEKEKLFLKYEQLRKKEKTMISEQEKACNDKITQLEGSLKKKKKDDKTFSILRKTLGSFLESTSDEDFPPDD